The Garra rufa chromosome 23, GarRuf1.0, whole genome shotgun sequence genome includes a region encoding these proteins:
- the LOC141298983 gene encoding V-type proton ATPase subunit B, brain isoform-like: protein MCSAYKTVAGVNGPLVILDQVKFPRYAEIVHLTLPDGTKRSGQVLEVTGSKAVVQVFEGTSGIDAKKTTCEFTGDILRTPVSEDMLGRVFNGSGKPIDRGPAVLAEDYLDIMGQPINPQCRIYPEEMIQTGISAIDGMNSIARGQKIPIFSAAGLPHNEIAAQICRQAGLVKKSKDVMDYSEENFAIVFAAMGVNMETARFFKSDFEENGSMDNVCLFLNLANDPTIERIITPRLALTSAEFLAYQCEKHVLVILTDMSSYAEALREVSAAREEVPGRRGFPGYMYTDLATIYERAGRVEGRNGSITQIPILTMPNDDITHPIPDLTGYITEGLYACYAIGKDVQAMKAVVGEEALTPDDLLYLEFLQKFERNFISQGAYENRTVFETLDIGWQLLRIFPKEMLKRIPQSTLAEFYPRDSKH from the exons ATGTGCTCAGCGTATAAAACCGTTGCTGGTGTTAATGGACCCCTGGTGATTTTGGATCAAGTGAAG TTCCCCAGGTATGCTGAGATTGTCCATCTGACTCTGCCTGATGGCACTAAGAGGAGCGGACAAGTGCTGGAGGTCACAGGCTCCAAAGCTGTGGTTCAG GTGTTTGAGGGAACATCTGGTATTGATGCCAAAAAGACCACATGTGAATTTACAGGGGACATTTTGCGCACCCCTGTGTCTGAGGATATGCTGG GTCGGGTCTTTAACGGCTCTGGAAAGCCGATTGATCGAGGGCCTGCGGTGCTGGCGGAAGACTACTTGGACATTATGG GTCAGCCGATTAATCCTCAGTGTCGTATTTATCCCGAGGAGATGATCCAGACCGGCATCTCAGCCATTGATGGCATGAACAGTATTGCAAGAGGTCAAAAAATCCCTATTTTTTCTGCAGCTGGTCTACCCCACAATGAG ATTGCTGCACAGATCTGTCGTCAGGCGGGGTTGGTGAAGAAGTCCAAAGATGTGATGGATTACAGTGAGGAGAACTTTGCCATTGTGTTTGCTGCCATGGGG GTCAACATGGAAACTGCAAGATTTTTTAAGTCTGATTTCGAAGAGAATGGGTCCATGGACAACGTGTGCCTCTTTTTAAATTTGGCCAACGATCCTAC GATTGAACGCATCATCACCCCTCGCCTTGCGCTTACCTCAGCTGAGTTTCTGGCTTACCAGTGTGAGAAGCACGTGCTGGTCATATTGACTGACATGAGCTCTTATGCGGAGGCTTTACGAGAG GTCTCAGCAGCTAGAGAAGAGGTTCCTGGTCGACGTGGTTTCCCAGGATACATGTACACTGATCTGGCAACAATATACGAGAGGGCCGGACGTGTGGAGGGACGCAATGGCTCCATCACCCAAATCCCAATCCTCACTATGCCCAACGATG ATATTACTCATCCTATTCCCGATTTAACTGGCTACATCACTGAGG GGTTA TATGCTTGCTATGCCATCGGAAAAGATGTGCAGGCAATGAAGGCCGTGGTTGGGGAAGAAGCACTGACACCAGATGACTTGTTGTACTTGGAGTTCTTACAGAAATTTGAGAGGAATTTTATTTCTCAGG GTGCTTATGAGAACCGAACTGTGTTCGAAACGCTGGACATTGGCTGGCAGCTGTTGAGAATCTTCCCCAAGGAGATGCTGAAGAGGATTCCTCAGAGCACTCTGGCCGAGTTTTATCCCCGAGACTCCAAACATTAg